Proteins from one Burkholderia oklahomensis C6786 genomic window:
- a CDS encoding FAD-binding oxidoreductase has product MNHPAPPHRPLPAAFVDALAARFASRMSTAEAVRAHHGRDESPFDPQLPDAVVFARTADDVRDVVLLCARHAVPLIPYGVGSSLEGHLLAVRGGVSLDLSEMNRVLSIDADDMTATVEPGVTRRALNDALRDTGLFFPIDPGADASIGGMAATRASGTNAVRYGTMRENVLGLSVVLADGRIVKTGTRARKSSAGYDLTRLFVGSEGTLGVITEITLRLHPQPEAASAAVCAFPSMSAAARTVIETIQIGVPIARVEFVDALAVRAINRNAHLGLAEAPTLFFEFHGTESGVREQAQQVEELAAQNGGQGFEWATRPEDRTRLWSARHHAYFSMLQLKPGCRAVTTDVCVPISQLAACVEETEVDLKASSLPCPIVGHVGDGNFHVAILIDPSKPEELAEAEALNDRIVERALRMGGTCTGEHGIGLHKMRFLAAEHGENAVDAMRAIKLALDPNNLMNPGKIFTIDA; this is encoded by the coding sequence GTGAACCACCCCGCCCCGCCGCATCGCCCGCTTCCCGCAGCGTTCGTCGACGCGCTCGCCGCCCGGTTCGCCTCGCGCATGTCGACTGCGGAAGCCGTGCGCGCCCATCACGGCCGCGACGAGTCTCCTTTCGATCCGCAACTGCCGGACGCCGTCGTGTTCGCGCGCACGGCCGACGACGTGCGCGACGTCGTCCTCCTCTGCGCCCGGCACGCCGTGCCGCTGATCCCGTACGGCGTCGGCTCGTCGCTCGAAGGCCATCTGCTTGCCGTGCGCGGCGGCGTGTCGCTCGATCTGTCGGAGATGAACCGCGTGCTGTCGATCGACGCCGACGATATGACCGCGACCGTCGAGCCCGGCGTCACGCGCCGCGCGCTCAACGACGCGCTGCGCGACACCGGCCTCTTCTTTCCGATCGACCCGGGCGCGGACGCGAGCATCGGCGGGATGGCCGCGACGCGCGCATCGGGCACGAACGCGGTGCGCTACGGCACGATGCGCGAGAACGTGCTCGGCCTTTCCGTGGTGCTCGCGGACGGCCGCATCGTGAAGACCGGCACGCGCGCGCGCAAGTCGTCGGCGGGCTACGATCTCACGCGGCTTTTCGTCGGATCGGAAGGCACGCTCGGCGTGATCACCGAGATCACGCTGCGATTGCATCCGCAACCCGAGGCGGCGTCGGCCGCCGTGTGCGCGTTTCCGTCGATGAGCGCCGCCGCGCGCACCGTGATCGAGACGATCCAGATCGGCGTGCCGATCGCGCGCGTCGAATTCGTCGACGCGCTCGCCGTGCGCGCGATCAATCGCAACGCGCATCTCGGGCTCGCCGAGGCGCCGACGCTTTTCTTCGAATTCCACGGCACCGAATCCGGCGTGCGCGAGCAGGCGCAGCAAGTCGAGGAGCTCGCCGCGCAGAACGGCGGCCAGGGTTTCGAATGGGCGACGCGTCCCGAAGACCGCACGCGCCTATGGTCCGCGCGCCATCACGCCTATTTCTCGATGCTGCAACTGAAGCCCGGCTGCCGCGCGGTGACGACCGACGTCTGCGTGCCGATCTCGCAGCTCGCCGCGTGCGTCGAGGAAACCGAGGTCGACCTGAAAGCGTCGTCGCTGCCGTGCCCGATCGTCGGCCACGTCGGCGACGGCAACTTCCACGTCGCGATCCTGATCGATCCTTCGAAGCCCGAGGAGCTCGCCGAAGCCGAAGCGCTCAACGACCGGATCGTCGAGCGCGCGCTGCGGATGGGCGGCACCTGCACGGGCGAGCACGGCATCGGGCTGCACAAGATGCGCTTTCTCGCGGCCGAGCACGGCGAGAACGCGGTCGACGCGATGCGCGCGATCAAGCTCGCGCTCGATCCGAACAATCTGATGAATCCCGGCAAGATCTTCACGATCGACGCATGA
- a CDS encoding FAD-linked oxidase C-terminal domain-containing protein — MNAPAELSADLRAQRQREVVQALMAVLPTHCLLYRDEDTAAYECDALSAYRRLPLAVVLPETESQVQRIAQICRRMDVPIVPRGAGTSLSGGALPIGHGVVLSLARFTRIVEIDSYARTATIQPGVRNLAISEAAAPYGLYYAPDPSSQIACTIGGNVAENSGGVHCLKYGLTCHNVLRVRGVTSDGEIVEFGSLALDTPGLDLLAVTIGSEGMFVIVTEVTVRLIPKPQAAQLVMASFDDVVKGGEAVAAIIASGIIPAGLEMMDKPATQAVEAFTHAGYDLDAAAILLCESDGTQEEVAEEIVRMTAVLREHGATRIQISRSEAERLRFWSGRKNAFPAAGRISPDYYCMDGTVPRRAIGPLLARIEQMEKTYGLRCINVFHAGDGNMHPLILFNANDPDELHRAEAFGADILETCVEFGGTVTGEHGVGVEKLNSMCVQFSPQECDAFFAVKRAFDPPELLNPDKGIPTRARCAEYGRMHVRGGLLPHPDLPRF; from the coding sequence ATGAACGCCCCCGCCGAACTGTCGGCCGATCTGCGCGCGCAGCGCCAGCGCGAGGTCGTGCAGGCGCTGATGGCCGTGCTGCCGACCCACTGCCTGCTGTACCGCGACGAGGACACGGCCGCGTACGAGTGCGACGCGCTTTCCGCATACCGCCGGCTGCCGCTCGCGGTCGTGCTGCCGGAGACCGAATCGCAGGTGCAGCGGATCGCGCAGATCTGCCGGCGGATGGACGTGCCGATCGTCCCGCGCGGCGCGGGCACGAGCCTGTCGGGCGGCGCGCTGCCGATCGGGCACGGCGTCGTGCTGTCGCTCGCGCGCTTCACGCGGATCGTCGAAATCGATTCGTACGCGCGCACGGCGACGATCCAGCCGGGCGTGCGCAATCTCGCGATTTCCGAAGCCGCCGCGCCGTACGGGCTCTACTACGCACCCGATCCGTCGTCGCAGATCGCATGCACGATCGGCGGCAACGTCGCCGAAAACTCGGGCGGCGTTCATTGCCTGAAGTACGGGCTCACGTGCCACAACGTGCTGCGCGTGCGCGGCGTGACGAGCGACGGCGAGATCGTCGAGTTCGGCTCGCTCGCGCTCGACACGCCCGGCCTCGACCTGCTCGCCGTCACGATCGGCAGCGAAGGAATGTTCGTCATCGTCACCGAGGTCACGGTCAGGCTGATCCCGAAGCCGCAGGCCGCGCAGCTCGTGATGGCGAGCTTCGACGACGTCGTCAAGGGCGGCGAGGCGGTCGCGGCGATCATCGCGTCGGGCATCATCCCCGCGGGCCTCGAAATGATGGACAAGCCGGCGACGCAGGCGGTCGAGGCATTCACGCACGCGGGCTACGATCTCGACGCGGCCGCGATCCTGCTGTGCGAATCGGACGGCACGCAGGAAGAAGTCGCCGAGGAGATCGTGCGGATGACCGCGGTGCTGCGCGAGCACGGCGCGACGCGCATCCAGATATCGCGCAGCGAAGCCGAGCGGCTGCGATTCTGGTCGGGCCGCAAGAACGCATTCCCGGCCGCGGGCCGCATTTCGCCTGACTATTACTGCATGGACGGCACGGTGCCGCGCCGCGCGATCGGGCCGCTCCTCGCGCGCATCGAGCAGATGGAGAAGACATACGGGTTGCGCTGCATCAACGTGTTCCATGCGGGCGACGGCAACATGCACCCGCTCATCCTGTTCAACGCGAACGATCCCGACGAGCTGCACCGCGCGGAAGCGTTCGGCGCGGACATCCTCGAGACCTGCGTCGAATTCGGCGGCACGGTGACGGGCGAGCACGGCGTCGGCGTCGAGAAGCTGAATTCGATGTGCGTGCAGTTCTCGCCGCAGGAGTGCGACGCGTTCTTCGCGGTCAAGCGCGCGTTCGATCCGCCCGAGCTGCTGAATCCGGACAAGGGGATTCCGACCCGCGCGCGCTGCGCCGAATACGGCCGGATGCACGTGCGCGGCGGGCTGCTGCCGCATCCGGACCTGCCGCGCTTCTGA
- the aroG gene encoding 3-deoxy-7-phosphoheptulonate synthase AroG, giving the protein MPPHNTDDVRIRELKELIPPAHLIREFALSEAVSELIYNSRQAMHRILHGMDDRLIVIIGPCSIHDTKAALEYAGRLVKERERFENELEIVMRVYFEKPRTTVGWKGLINDPHLDNSFKINDGLRTARELLLEINEMGLPAGTEYLDMISPQYIADLISWGAIGARTTESQVHRELASGLSCPVGFKNGTDGNVKIAVDAIKAASQPHHFLSVTKGGHSAIVSTAGNEDCHVILRGGKTPNYDADSVNAACADIGKAGLAARLMIDASHANSSKKHENQIPVCADIGRQIAAGDERIVGVMVESHLVEGRQDLKEGCELTYGQSITDACINWDDSVKVLEGLAESVKARRVARGSGN; this is encoded by the coding sequence ATGCCCCCGCACAATACCGACGACGTCCGCATCCGAGAACTCAAGGAACTGATTCCGCCTGCGCACCTGATCCGCGAATTCGCGCTGAGCGAAGCGGTGTCGGAGCTCATCTACAACTCGCGCCAGGCGATGCACCGGATCCTGCACGGGATGGACGATCGCCTCATCGTCATCATCGGGCCGTGCTCGATTCACGACACCAAGGCGGCGCTCGAATACGCGGGCCGGCTCGTCAAGGAGCGCGAGCGCTTCGAGAACGAGCTCGAGATCGTGATGCGGGTGTACTTCGAGAAGCCGCGCACGACGGTCGGCTGGAAGGGGCTCATCAACGATCCGCATCTCGACAACAGCTTCAAGATCAACGACGGCCTGCGCACCGCGCGCGAGCTGCTGCTGGAGATCAACGAGATGGGGCTGCCCGCCGGCACCGAGTACCTCGACATGATCAGCCCGCAGTACATCGCCGACCTGATCTCGTGGGGCGCGATCGGCGCGCGCACGACGGAGTCGCAGGTGCACCGCGAGCTCGCGTCGGGGCTGTCGTGCCCGGTCGGCTTCAAGAACGGCACCGACGGCAACGTGAAGATCGCGGTCGACGCGATCAAGGCCGCATCGCAGCCGCACCATTTCCTGTCGGTGACGAAGGGCGGGCATTCGGCGATCGTGTCGACGGCCGGCAACGAGGACTGCCACGTGATCCTGCGCGGCGGCAAGACGCCGAACTACGACGCGGACAGCGTGAACGCCGCATGCGCGGACATCGGCAAGGCGGGCCTCGCCGCGCGGCTGATGATCGACGCGAGCCACGCGAACAGCTCGAAAAAGCACGAGAACCAGATCCCGGTCTGTGCGGACATCGGCCGCCAGATCGCGGCGGGCGACGAGCGGATCGTCGGCGTGATGGTCGAATCGCATCTCGTCGAGGGCCGCCAGGATCTGAAGGAAGGCTGCGAGCTGACCTACGGCCAGAGCATCACCGATGCGTGCATCAACTGGGACGACAGCGTGAAGGTGCTCGAAGGCCTCGCCGAATCGGTGAAGGCGCGGCGCGTCGCGCGCGGCAGCGGGAACTGA
- a CDS encoding cob(I)yrinic acid a,c-diamide adenosyltransferase — MGNRLSKIATRTGDDGTTGLGDGSRVRKDDARIAAIGDVDELNSQIGVLLAEPLPGDIRAALSTIQHDLFDLGGELCIPGHAAITDAHLARLDDWLAHYNGQLPPLKEFILPGGARGAALAHVCRTVCRRAERSIVALGAHETLNAPPRRYVNRLSDLLFVLARVLNRVAGGADVLWDRARAR, encoded by the coding sequence ATGGGCAATCGCTTGAGCAAGATCGCGACCCGCACGGGCGACGACGGCACGACGGGCCTCGGCGACGGCAGCCGCGTGCGCAAGGACGACGCGCGGATCGCGGCGATCGGCGACGTCGACGAATTGAATTCGCAGATCGGCGTGCTGCTCGCCGAACCGCTGCCGGGCGATATCCGCGCGGCGCTGTCGACGATCCAGCACGACCTGTTCGATCTGGGCGGCGAGCTTTGCATCCCGGGGCACGCGGCGATCACCGACGCGCATCTCGCGCGTCTCGACGACTGGCTCGCGCACTACAACGGGCAGTTGCCGCCGCTGAAGGAGTTCATCCTGCCGGGCGGCGCGCGCGGCGCGGCGCTCGCGCACGTGTGCCGGACCGTGTGCCGGCGCGCTGAGCGCTCGATCGTCGCGCTTGGCGCACACGAGACGCTCAACGCGCCGCCGCGCCGCTACGTGAACCGGCTGTCGGATCTGCTGTTCGTGCTCGCGCGCGTGCTGAACCGCGTGGCGGGCGGCGCCGACGTGCTGTGGGACCGCGCGCGTGCGCGCTGA
- the hmpA gene encoding NO-inducible flavohemoprotein, with product MTQMTAEQMARVKATAPVLAEHGATITKHFYQRMFGRHPELKNVFNQTHQKTGSQPETLAKAVYAYAANIDNLGALGGAVSRIAHKHASLNIRPEHYPIVGENLLASIVEVLGDAVDPDTLEAWRVAYGQLATILIGAEANLYENAAWSGFRPFKVAKKVRESDEITSFYLTPADGGAAPEFEPGQYISVKRFVGDMGVDQPRQYSLSDAPHGKWLRISVKREAGRSEEVPAGKVSTLMHDGVDVDSIVEVTAPMGDFALNRDASTPVVLISGGVGITPMVSMATTLVASGSEREVRFIHACRSARVHAFRDWLNDTADAHPNVKRAVFYEEVGANDRPGVDHDGEGRITPAALERHALVPDADYYICGPIAFMKQQRDALVALGVAPERVQTEIFGSGALE from the coding sequence ATGACGCAGATGACCGCCGAGCAAATGGCCCGAGTGAAAGCGACCGCACCGGTTCTCGCGGAGCACGGCGCGACGATCACGAAGCACTTCTATCAACGGATGTTCGGGCGCCATCCCGAGCTGAAGAACGTCTTCAACCAGACGCACCAGAAGACGGGCAGCCAGCCGGAAACGCTCGCGAAGGCGGTCTACGCGTACGCGGCGAACATCGACAATCTCGGCGCGCTCGGCGGCGCGGTGTCGCGGATCGCGCACAAGCACGCGAGCCTGAACATTCGGCCGGAGCACTATCCGATCGTCGGCGAGAACCTGCTCGCGTCGATCGTCGAGGTGCTCGGCGACGCGGTCGATCCGGACACGCTCGAAGCGTGGCGCGTCGCGTACGGCCAGCTCGCGACGATTCTGATCGGCGCGGAGGCGAATCTGTACGAGAACGCCGCATGGAGCGGCTTCCGTCCGTTCAAGGTCGCGAAGAAGGTGCGCGAGAGCGACGAGATCACGTCGTTCTACCTGACGCCCGCCGACGGCGGCGCGGCGCCCGAGTTCGAGCCGGGTCAGTACATTTCGGTGAAGCGCTTCGTCGGCGACATGGGCGTCGATCAGCCGCGCCAGTACAGCCTGTCCGACGCGCCGCACGGCAAGTGGCTGCGGATCTCGGTCAAGCGCGAAGCGGGGCGCAGCGAGGAAGTGCCGGCGGGCAAGGTGTCGACGCTGATGCACGATGGCGTCGACGTCGATTCGATCGTCGAAGTCACCGCGCCGATGGGCGACTTCGCGCTGAATCGCGATGCGTCGACGCCCGTCGTGCTGATCTCGGGCGGGGTCGGGATCACGCCGATGGTGTCGATGGCGACGACGCTCGTCGCATCGGGCAGCGAGCGTGAAGTGCGTTTCATCCACGCTTGCCGGTCGGCGCGCGTGCACGCGTTCCGCGACTGGCTGAACGACACGGCCGACGCGCATCCGAACGTGAAGCGCGCGGTGTTCTACGAAGAGGTCGGCGCGAACGACCGGCCGGGCGTCGATCACGACGGCGAAGGGCGGATCACGCCGGCGGCGCTCGAGCGTCACGCGCTCGTGCCGGATGCCGATTACTACATCTGCGGCCCGATCGCATTCATGAAGCAGCAGCGCGATGCGCTCGTCGCGCTCGGCGTCGCGCCGGAGCGCGTGCAGACCGAGATCTTCGGTTCGGGCGCGCTCGAATGA